A region of Nostoc flagelliforme CCNUN1 DNA encodes the following proteins:
- a CDS encoding transposase family protein — protein MRYEQTLRLSNREFKRLVGVQRGTFKEIVKVLQDATSRRQTRGSSKKLCLEDQALVCLNYWREYRTYFHIASDWQVSEATICRTVHWVENVLVSSGRFRLGGKKSLLTPSKKPKTVAMDVTESPIERPKYGQKSFFSGKQRRHTLKWEQRDLVRLSKKGAIAKNLFNCT, from the coding sequence ATGCGATATGAACAAACTTTGCGACTGTCCAATCGAGAATTTAAACGTCTGGTTGGGGTACAAAGAGGGACATTTAAAGAGATAGTCAAGGTACTACAAGATGCTACCAGTCGAAGACAAACAAGGGGTAGTTCTAAAAAACTGTGTTTGGAAGACCAGGCATTGGTGTGTTTAAACTACTGGCGTGAATATCGAACTTATTTCCATATTGCTAGCGATTGGCAAGTGTCAGAAGCAACGATTTGTCGTACTGTTCATTGGGTGGAAAATGTTTTAGTCAGTTCTGGGAGGTTTAGGTTGGGAGGAAAAAAGTCATTGTTGACACCATCAAAAAAACCGAAAACAGTAGCAATGGATGTGACTGAAAGTCCCATAGAACGTCCTAAATATGGTCAAAAAAGTTTTTTTAGTGGTAAACAAAGACGACATACACTCAAGTGGGAGCAACGCGATTTGGTGAGGTTGAGCAAAAAAGGTGCGATCGCTAAAAACCTATTTAACTGTACTTAG
- a CDS encoding J domain-containing protein, with the protein MPRKTTVPSQSIKVTPLALSQLHIRLEFLEKEHQSLLKQIKRKRTELKNFVEQMRSFGTEFINKATPGFRKMAELDQEIHALFEEIFTTRKFGKQTLKNIQAVYRNLQVTGAISLKPNSQQLDTELDESFDNEDSQSDFSKETSEDQHQYWQGQQSVDSASVVRTDDQRKIRQTFLKLAEIFHPDKARDSETQKSHTEIMKSINKAYQEGDLARLLEIERSQQPLEIIDNNNEDDLTRRCRTLEQHNQILLAQYEKLKQELRLTKNTPEGTMVCDSRKAAKKGIDPMAAIVETMESQINVVSGIRDFVKDFREEKITIKEFLAGPTPLHSLDEEIIEDILEQMLSELMR; encoded by the coding sequence ATGCCTCGAAAAACTACAGTTCCATCGCAATCAATTAAAGTAACTCCGCTGGCTCTGTCTCAATTACATATCCGCCTAGAGTTTCTAGAAAAAGAACACCAATCGCTACTCAAACAGATCAAGAGAAAGCGCACAGAACTGAAGAACTTTGTTGAACAGATGCGTTCTTTTGGCACAGAATTTATCAATAAAGCTACTCCCGGTTTCCGAAAAATGGCTGAGTTAGACCAGGAAATCCATGCTCTGTTTGAGGAGATTTTTACTACTAGAAAGTTCGGTAAACAAACCCTCAAAAATATACAAGCAGTTTACCGTAACCTACAGGTAACTGGAGCCATCAGTCTAAAACCCAACAGCCAACAGTTAGATACAGAATTAGACGAATCGTTTGACAATGAAGATTCCCAATCAGATTTTTCAAAGGAAACTAGTGAAGACCAGCATCAATATTGGCAAGGACAACAGTCTGTAGACTCTGCCTCTGTAGTCAGAACAGATGACCAAAGAAAAATTCGTCAAACATTTCTGAAATTAGCTGAAATCTTTCACCCTGATAAAGCCAGAGACAGTGAAACACAGAAGTCTCACACAGAAATCATGAAATCAATCAATAAAGCCTACCAAGAGGGGGATTTAGCAAGGCTTCTTGAAATTGAACGAAGTCAACAACCCTTAGAAATTATTGACAATAATAACGAGGATGATTTAACCCGTAGATGCCGAACTCTAGAACAGCACAATCAAATTCTCCTGGCTCAATATGAAAAATTGAAACAGGAACTGCGTTTGACAAAAAATACTCCAGAAGGGACGATGGTTTGCGATTCTCGAAAAGCTGCTAAAAAAGGCATTGACCCTATGGCTGCGATAGTAGAAACAATGGAATCTCAAATTAACGTCGTTTCTGGGATTCGGGATTTTGTTAAGGATTTTAGAGAAGAGAAAATCACTATTAAAGAATTTCTTGCTGGCCCAACACCTCTGCACTCCTTAGATGAAGAAATTATAGAAGATATTTTGGAGCAGATGTTATCAGAATTAATGAGATAG
- a CDS encoding ParB/RepB/Spo0J family partition protein — MCARNTPNLTNYFSGAKQSQQLSEAEQEIQQLRAEIEELRDKNSGELETQLEELRTQLQLQIGILSIPIEQIEPNIEQPRQTFLPESLESMSRSLTSDGQLQPVILIQRENHLLIFDGERRWRSAKALGWQTLSAVIIPEPTGLHRKALLTSLHREDLNPLDKAEAIARELSTITGLELQDIPRILSTVVRRLNSQKRITSLVDLITADAKKQEKELESLDLSDSERAILSLLLDLQLNPASIDANIFPMLSLAEDLKLAIRAGLKGVHAMALQKLSAKNLGLNEQKAQLIREKTTQKVVSEKLSVIATRKLVAEVITSHSQSEVTNTTREKAVLQVSRRLEQLSLETLKQANSTELIDLQEVLRKKLVEIEQVLKQN, encoded by the coding sequence ATGTGCGCTCGTAATACTCCTAATCTGACAAATTATTTTTCCGGTGCGAAGCAATCTCAGCAATTATCTGAAGCAGAGCAAGAAATACAGCAATTAAGAGCAGAGATTGAAGAACTTCGTGACAAAAATTCTGGCGAGTTGGAAACACAATTGGAAGAGTTGCGAACACAACTTCAGTTACAAATAGGTATTTTGTCAATTCCTATCGAGCAAATAGAGCCAAATATAGAACAACCTAGACAAACATTTTTACCCGAAAGTCTTGAATCTATGTCTCGCTCTTTAACTAGTGATGGACAGTTACAACCAGTTATTTTGATTCAAAGGGAGAATCATCTATTAATATTTGACGGAGAGCGACGCTGGCGCAGTGCTAAAGCTTTAGGTTGGCAAACCTTGTCAGCAGTTATTATTCCAGAACCAACTGGTTTACATCGTAAAGCATTACTAACTTCTCTACATCGAGAAGACCTTAATCCTTTGGATAAAGCCGAGGCGATCGCGCGCGAATTGTCTACGATTACTGGATTAGAACTTCAAGATATTCCGCGTATTCTTTCAACAGTAGTTCGACGTTTGAATAGTCAAAAGCGTATAACATCGCTAGTGGATTTAATAACAGCAGATGCAAAGAAACAAGAAAAAGAACTAGAGTCTTTAGATTTAAGCGACTCAGAACGAGCAATCTTAAGTCTACTGTTAGATTTACAGCTAAATCCTGCTTCTATCGATGCCAATATTTTTCCGATGCTATCTTTAGCAGAAGACCTAAAACTTGCCATAAGAGCAGGACTTAAAGGCGTTCATGCAATGGCTCTACAAAAACTTTCTGCAAAAAATTTGGGATTAAATGAACAAAAAGCTCAATTAATCAGAGAAAAGACTACACAAAAAGTAGTATCAGAGAAATTATCTGTTATTGCTACCCGGAAATTAGTAGCAGAGGTAATAACATCTCATTCTCAGTCAGAGGTAACAAATACTACTAGGGAAAAAGCAGTGTTACAAGTATCTCGTCGTTTAGAACAACTTTCTTTAGAAACGCTTAAGCAAGCTAACTCTACTGAACTAATAGATTTACAGGAAGTCCTACGCAAAAAATTAGTAGAAATAGAACAAGTACTGAAACAAAATTAA
- a CDS encoding ParA family protein, producing the protein MQIRLAVISNAGGSGKTTLSVHLAYDLAKRKYNVALLDLDPQGSLTLFCGLNPPEPEQTLAGVLKDQFDGVWPLTPCWSQYTNNVVVCQGGMVLTQTADELVLHKRGAYLLADCLTDYPLAQDVVIFDCPATLGPLPLMALAACTHIIIPVQLEPKSIQGAAHLLEWYYYHCKYLRLNPTPEILGFVPNQYDVRRSTHRQMLAGLPEQLQHMKIRAFPAIRDSAEFVNASGQGLPLHIYRPSHPAKDDFKETTSHLVTLIGKPKTTKKTK; encoded by the coding sequence ATGCAAATTCGACTAGCTGTAATTAGCAATGCTGGAGGCAGTGGTAAGACTACACTTTCAGTTCATTTAGCTTACGACTTAGCAAAACGCAAGTACAATGTAGCCCTACTAGACCTAGATCCACAAGGCTCATTAACGTTATTCTGTGGTTTGAATCCACCAGAACCAGAACAGACTTTAGCAGGAGTTCTCAAAGATCAATTTGACGGTGTTTGGCCATTAACTCCTTGCTGGAGCCAATACACTAATAATGTTGTCGTATGTCAAGGGGGAATGGTATTAACCCAAACAGCAGATGAACTTGTCCTACACAAAAGAGGAGCCTACCTTTTAGCCGACTGTTTAACAGATTATCCACTAGCACAGGACGTAGTTATTTTTGATTGCCCTGCTACTCTTGGCCCTTTACCTTTAATGGCTCTAGCCGCTTGTACACATATTATTATCCCCGTACAGCTAGAACCAAAATCAATTCAAGGAGCAGCACATTTATTGGAATGGTACTACTATCATTGCAAATACTTGCGTTTAAACCCAACTCCAGAAATTTTAGGATTTGTTCCCAATCAATATGATGTTCGCAGAAGTACTCATAGACAGATGCTTGCAGGATTACCTGAACAGTTGCAACACATGAAGATTCGAGCATTTCCAGCAATCCGTGATAGCGCAGAATTTGTCAATGCCAGTGGTCAAGGTTTACCATTGCATATTTACCGTCCTAGTCATCCTGCTAAGGATGATTTTAAAGAAACTACTTCTCATCTTGTGACTTTAATTGGAAAACCTAAGACAACTAAAAAGACAAAATAA
- a CDS encoding LamG domain-containing protein, with the protein MQFIKQLGKQLGFVVLIGSAVFPVSSASAQVTTISTNTDVFIDANKLREDPLLFPNATQLDVGQLGGVHFTTVDETQISILPSRATFDPFNTTYENNEPVGASLFRVSPSSVSTTSSSGTPITGTRIDAIFTADPNKFRIGLVDGVPNPPARSLGDLTPDRNRCEFTKCVVLHYGYYINLDSSTSLNPRFLQYVYQLSDINNASINLLQRGNMASPEVNTGQINVNLRFPKNTHNLALLIDDIKSSRKGTKTQRHKEQFVPKFSNAQNLLLTQNTQTEYLVVYSEQKNPQQPGAVIVNWTQFPIPSGQTPTLRFTNSSFNSRPMTVSNTRVLQSATEIPLEKLNAVDLPPTTEGFVPVPSANGSVAPGETKTPAYVPITNITRVLNYIVSFNGTSDFLEIPNNENLNFGTGDLSISAWVKTTSTSGLEVILDKRVETTGPVQGYSLSNSNGNLLLQLADGVGNQFTNYVSNISIADGNWHYVAVTVDRDQPDGGRWYLDGVEVVGERFNPTTRGSLSNSKPLVIGRRSDNPGWPGFFRGQISSVRLDKRVLSSQEIQAIAANRP; encoded by the coding sequence ATGCAATTTATCAAACAGTTAGGGAAGCAGCTAGGTTTTGTGGTCTTAATCGGTTCTGCGGTGTTTCCCGTATCCTCAGCTAGCGCACAAGTGACCACAATCTCTACCAATACTGATGTGTTTATCGATGCCAATAAGTTGCGAGAAGATCCATTACTATTTCCCAACGCTACCCAACTAGATGTCGGTCAACTTGGTGGAGTTCATTTTACTACTGTTGACGAGACGCAAATCAGTATTCTGCCATCCAGAGCAACTTTCGACCCATTTAATACCACATACGAGAATAATGAACCAGTGGGCGCATCTCTTTTTCGCGTAAGTCCTAGTAGTGTCTCGACGACTAGTTCGAGCGGCACTCCCATAACAGGTACTCGCATAGACGCTATATTCACAGCGGACCCAAATAAATTCAGGATTGGTCTTGTTGATGGTGTCCCTAATCCTCCCGCTCGCAGCTTGGGTGATTTGACTCCTGATAGGAATCGTTGTGAGTTCACCAAATGTGTGGTACTTCATTACGGATACTATATAAATCTAGACTCAAGCACATCACTAAATCCCCGTTTCCTCCAATACGTTTATCAACTAAGCGATATAAATAACGCTAGTATTAATCTGTTGCAACGCGGAAATATGGCGTCACCAGAGGTAAATACAGGGCAGATAAACGTTAATTTACGATTTCCAAAAAACACTCACAATCTAGCATTGTTAATTGACGACATAAAAAGTTCACGCAAAGGCACAAAGACGCAAAGGCACAAAGAACAATTCGTCCCCAAATTCAGCAACGCCCAAAATCTACTTCTAACTCAAAATACTCAAACTGAATATCTGGTAGTTTACAGCGAACAGAAAAATCCTCAACAACCAGGTGCAGTTATTGTTAACTGGACTCAATTCCCAATCCCATCTGGTCAAACACCGACATTACGATTCACTAATAGCAGTTTTAACTCTCGTCCAATGACCGTATCTAACACTAGAGTATTGCAAAGTGCTACCGAGATCCCACTAGAAAAGCTAAACGCCGTAGATTTACCACCAACAACAGAAGGGTTCGTACCCGTTCCAAGTGCTAATGGCTCTGTAGCTCCAGGCGAAACCAAAACCCCAGCTTATGTACCGATTACAAATATTACAAGGGTGTTAAATTACATCGTATCTTTTAATGGTACAAGCGACTTTCTTGAAATTCCCAACAACGAGAACCTAAACTTTGGCACGGGAGACCTGAGCATTTCTGCCTGGGTCAAAACGACTAGTACTAGCGGACTTGAAGTCATTTTAGACAAACGAGTTGAGACAACAGGGCCAGTACAAGGGTATTCGCTGTCTAACTCGAATGGTAATTTGTTGCTTCAATTAGCAGATGGAGTGGGAAATCAATTTACAAACTATGTAAGTAATATCTCAATCGCCGATGGCAATTGGCACTATGTAGCGGTGACTGTAGACCGCGACCAACCAGATGGCGGTCGTTGGTATCTTGATGGAGTAGAAGTCGTTGGCGAGCGATTTAATCCAACAACAAGAGGTTCTCTTTCTAACTCCAAACCCTTAGTCATTGGGAGACGCTCTGATAATCCGGGTTGGCCAGGCTTTTTTAGGGGTCAAATAAGCTCTGTCCGACTTGATAAACGGGTACTGTCATCTCAAGAAATTCAAGCAATTGCCGCTAATAGACCGTAA
- a CDS encoding tyrosine-type recombinase/integrase: MIFNFKKYISLISRSSLAYVWKHYKERHLALVALSVHPHMLRYACGFYLASHGHDTRAIQAYLGHKNIQHTIRYTELTSDRFQKFWLD, encoded by the coding sequence ATGATTTTTAACTTCAAAAAATATATATCACTAATAAGCCGCTCATCTCTTGCTTATGTATGGAAACATTACAAAGAAAGGCATCTTGCTCTTGTAGCTTTATCGGTGCATCCGCATATGTTACGTTATGCCTGCGGGTTTTATTTAGCATCTCATGGTCATGACACCAGAGCTATTCAGGCTTATCTGGGACATAAGAATATTCAACACACTATTCGCTACACAGAACTCACGAGCGATCGCTTCCAGAAATTTTGGCTCGACTGA
- a CDS encoding Tn3 family transposase — protein MTSIERTAYPRLKRYFTAKELTEIYTPTKSEIAFAYSTAKGQSNIFNLIVLLKAFQRLGYFPKLSEIPNSIINHIRGCLKMPSEIVLGYENNKTMYRHRVAIREYLKVNDFDKNARHLAALAVHESAKVMDNPADLINVAIGELIKQRYELPGFYTLDRLVRRIRHLVNQKIFNFVINRLEQEYIEYINSLLDSYPTERLTPFNNLKQLPKRPTRNHLNDLLIHFTWLETLGDVKPFLDQITATKIQHFAAEARVLTASEMKAITLPKRITILLCLIYSAQVQTRDNLIEMFLKRMRSIHHKAKEELDKLREKQQSAIERLLGVFTNVLEIFVDEPVNTEILGQVNQVLAPGGGAQQLLNECEAVNAYKGNNYLPLIWRFYKSHRRVFFRLLSALKFSSTSSEKSVVDALKFLVENSHRRGEFIKESINLDFASPQWQKLVLTQNGEHSQIIRRHLEVCVFSYLAAELRSGDICVHGSEDYADHREQLLPWSECLPLIDQYCQNLGLASTADSFVQQLKSMLADTALQVDEAYPDNRQVVINDQGEPVLKKPPRHELSLQAKALIEAVEERFPERNLIDILKNVDYWTNFTRHFGPMSGSDPKLEHAIERYLLTTFAYGCNLGPTQAARHMRGVVTARELSFVNRRHVNADKLNAALTDIINRYNVLNLPKLWGDGSTAAADGTKYELYEDNLLSEYHIRYGGYGGIAYHHVADSYVALFSHFISCGTWEAVYIIEGLLKNNSDIQPDTIHADTQGQSTPVFALAYLLGIKLMPRIRNWKDLNFFRPDKETIYKHIDLLFKDPINWGLIKTHWQDLLQVVLSIQAGKVSSPVLLRKLGNYSHKNRLYQAFQELGRVVRTVFLLEYISDIKLRQQITAATNKVEAYHGFSKWFFFGGFGIIGYNSPEEQEKIIKYNDLIANAVIFHNVVDLTNILRDLKREGYLIMREDVTALSPYMNSHIKRFGDYSIDLDTLPQTLDEVAAFVFV, from the coding sequence GTGACATCTATAGAACGTACTGCTTACCCCAGGTTGAAGCGCTACTTTACTGCCAAAGAACTTACGGAAATTTACACTCCTACAAAATCAGAAATTGCTTTCGCCTATAGCACTGCCAAGGGACAAAGCAATATCTTTAACTTAATAGTTTTATTAAAAGCATTTCAGCGATTAGGGTATTTTCCAAAACTTTCTGAGATTCCCAACTCAATAATCAATCACATTCGTGGCTGCTTAAAAATGCCAAGTGAGATTGTTTTAGGTTATGAAAACAACAAAACAATGTATCGGCATCGAGTTGCTATCCGCGAATATCTCAAGGTAAATGATTTTGATAAAAATGCCAGACACTTAGCAGCATTAGCTGTACATGAATCAGCTAAAGTCATGGATAATCCTGCTGATTTAATCAACGTCGCTATTGGCGAACTAATCAAACAACGGTACGAATTACCGGGATTTTACACTTTAGACAGATTAGTACGTCGTATCCGACATTTAGTTAATCAAAAAATATTTAATTTTGTTATTAACCGACTTGAGCAAGAATATATCGAGTATATAAATAGCTTATTAGATAGTTATCCGACCGAAAGGCTTACCCCTTTTAATAATCTCAAGCAGCTACCCAAGCGTCCAACTCGCAATCATCTCAATGATTTACTTATACACTTCACTTGGTTGGAAACATTAGGGGATGTCAAACCATTCTTAGACCAAATTACTGCTACTAAGATACAACATTTTGCTGCTGAGGCTAGGGTTTTAACTGCTTCTGAGATGAAAGCAATTACGCTTCCCAAGCGAATTACTATTTTACTATGCTTAATTTATTCGGCTCAAGTACAAACCAGGGATAATTTAATTGAAATGTTCCTTAAAAGGATGCGTAGTATTCATCATAAAGCTAAAGAAGAACTAGATAAACTCCGAGAAAAACAACAATCAGCTATAGAGAGATTACTGGGAGTTTTTACCAATGTTCTGGAAATTTTTGTAGATGAACCAGTAAATACAGAAATTCTAGGTCAGGTAAATCAGGTTTTGGCACCCGGAGGAGGAGCGCAGCAATTGTTGAATGAATGCGAAGCTGTCAATGCCTATAAGGGGAACAACTATCTTCCATTAATATGGCGTTTTTATAAAAGCCACCGCCGTGTTTTTTTTCGGTTACTAAGTGCTTTGAAGTTTTCATCTACTAGCAGTGAAAAAAGTGTAGTAGACGCATTAAAATTCCTTGTTGAAAATTCACATCGACGTGGCGAATTTATTAAAGAGAGTATCAATCTGGATTTTGCTTCACCCCAATGGCAGAAACTTGTGTTGACTCAAAATGGAGAACATTCTCAAATTATTCGTCGTCATTTGGAAGTTTGTGTTTTCTCTTATTTGGCGGCAGAATTAAGGTCTGGGGATATCTGTGTTCATGGTAGCGAGGATTATGCTGACCACAGAGAGCAACTACTTCCTTGGTCAGAATGTTTACCTCTGATTGACCAATATTGTCAGAATTTGGGTTTGGCTTCAACTGCCGATAGCTTTGTTCAGCAATTAAAGTCAATGCTTGCTGATACAGCACTTCAAGTAGATGAAGCTTATCCTGATAACCGTCAAGTTGTTATTAATGACCAAGGAGAACCAGTATTAAAAAAGCCGCCACGTCATGAATTGAGTCTCCAAGCCAAGGCACTGATAGAAGCAGTTGAAGAACGTTTTCCAGAACGCAATTTAATTGATATTCTGAAAAATGTTGATTATTGGACTAATTTTACAAGACATTTTGGGCCAATGAGCGGCTCTGACCCCAAGTTAGAACATGCTATTGAGCGTTATTTACTAACTACCTTTGCTTATGGTTGTAACTTAGGTCCAACACAAGCAGCACGACATATGCGGGGAGTGGTAACTGCCAGAGAGCTTTCCTTTGTCAATCGTCGTCATGTGAATGCAGATAAACTAAATGCAGCATTGACCGATATAATTAATCGCTACAATGTTTTGAACTTACCAAAGTTATGGGGTGACGGCTCAACGGCAGCAGCAGATGGAACCAAGTATGAACTTTATGAAGATAACCTGCTGTCTGAGTACCATATTCGATATGGAGGTTATGGTGGCATTGCTTACCATCACGTTGCTGATAGTTATGTGGCATTATTTAGCCACTTTATTTCTTGCGGAACATGGGAAGCAGTTTATATCATTGAAGGCTTGTTAAAAAACAACTCTGATATCCAGCCAGATACAATTCATGCCGACACTCAAGGTCAATCAACACCAGTTTTTGCATTAGCCTATTTGCTGGGTATTAAGTTAATGCCTCGCATTAGAAACTGGAAAGATTTAAATTTCTTTCGTCCTGATAAAGAAACAATTTATAAGCATATAGATTTACTTTTTAAAGATCCTATCAATTGGGGTTTAATAAAAACTCATTGGCAAGACCTTTTACAGGTTGTGCTATCAATTCAAGCCGGAAAAGTTTCTTCGCCAGTTTTATTACGAAAGTTAGGTAACTATAGCCATAAAAATCGGCTTTACCAAGCTTTTCAAGAATTGGGACGAGTAGTAAGAACAGTATTCTTATTGGAGTATATCTCTGATATTAAGTTAAGACAGCAGATTACTGCTGCGACAAATAAAGTTGAAGCTTATCATGGTTTTTCTAAATGGTTTTTCTTTGGAGGATTTGGAATAATTGGTTATAATTCTCCAGAAGAACAAGAGAAAATTATTAAATATAATGATTTGATTGCTAATGCGGTAATCTTTCACAATGTGGTTGATTTAACAAATATTCTGCGTGATTTGAAGCGTGAAGGCTATTTAATCATGCGTGAAGATGTGACCGCTTTAAGTCCTTACATGAATAGTCATATTAAACGATTTGGTGACTATTCGATTGACTTGGATACTTTACCGCAGACATTGGATGAGGTGGCAGCGTTCGTTTTCGTGTAA
- a CDS encoding NF041680 family putative transposase — protein sequence MPKFNYNQLITQFQDFRQKIYNCFESCSDACMNLLDALAGNTGANSIAELSLNPLFPRSYNSIYKAISESFNTTSQDTSNKVEEAEEEKDNLIRVISELIDQPQKRPFYLFATDTTPHPRPYAKTLAERGYIYQPNTIKGNKPINIGHSYSILSILPEKKNANAAPWSIPISGERVSLDKSSVEVGSEQIQALMCDSSLHWHEKLCVLVADSAYSQRSFLFEQSKHQNLVIVARCRSNRIFYQSPPVEESKKKRGCPKKYGERFDLADAETWHLPDETTQTQQTTRKGRLLNITILAWHQMLMRGTKEQKMYRHPFTLIRVHVTDNTGNSVWKPMWLIVIGNQRQQISATVAYQSFRQRFDIEHMFRFCKQHLLMTEFQTPDVKHEENWIRLVMLAYAQLWASKDLATHLPRPWERYLKPESDTIMTPSAVQRDFQRIISEIGTPARSPKTRGNSIGRVQGQAQTQRTKHPIVKKQSKPTPDKQKAA from the coding sequence ATGCCGAAATTTAATTACAATCAATTAATAACGCAATTCCAAGATTTTCGACAAAAAATTTACAACTGTTTTGAATCGTGCAGTGATGCCTGTATGAATTTGTTGGATGCGCTTGCGGGTAATACAGGAGCCAATTCAATTGCTGAGTTATCTTTAAATCCTTTGTTTCCTAGAAGCTATAACTCTATTTATAAAGCAATATCTGAATCATTTAATACAACTAGTCAGGATACGAGCAATAAAGTTGAAGAAGCAGAAGAAGAAAAAGATAACTTAATTAGGGTAATATCTGAGTTAATTGACCAACCACAAAAACGCCCTTTTTACTTATTCGCAACTGATACAACACCACATCCGCGTCCTTACGCTAAAACTTTAGCTGAACGTGGGTATATTTATCAGCCGAATACAATAAAAGGTAACAAACCTATTAATATTGGTCATTCTTATTCGATACTTTCTATCTTACCAGAGAAAAAAAATGCTAATGCTGCACCTTGGTCAATACCAATATCAGGAGAAAGGGTATCCCTTGATAAAAGTAGCGTTGAAGTAGGAAGCGAACAGATTCAAGCACTAATGTGCGATTCATCACTTCATTGGCATGAAAAATTGTGCGTATTAGTAGCAGATAGTGCTTATAGCCAACGTTCATTTCTCTTTGAGCAGTCCAAACACCAAAATTTGGTAATCGTCGCTAGATGCCGTAGTAATCGAATTTTCTACCAATCTCCACCCGTTGAGGAGTCAAAGAAAAAACGTGGCTGTCCAAAAAAATACGGTGAGCGGTTTGATTTGGCTGATGCTGAAACTTGGCATCTTCCGGACGAGACAACACAAACACAGCAGACAACTCGTAAGGGTCGCCTTTTAAACATTACTATCCTTGCTTGGCATCAAATGTTGATGAGGGGAACTAAGGAGCAAAAAATGTACCGTCATCCCTTCACCCTTATTAGGGTTCATGTAACTGATAATACTGGTAATTCTGTTTGGAAACCCATGTGGTTAATTGTCATCGGCAACCAACGTCAACAAATCTCAGCTACTGTTGCTTACCAAAGTTTCAGACAGAGGTTTGATATTGAACACATGTTCCGTTTCTGCAAACAACATTTGTTGATGACGGAGTTTCAAACTCCAGATGTCAAACACGAGGAAAATTGGATACGCTTAGTAATGCTCGCTTACGCACAACTCTGGGCGTCAAAAGATTTAGCAACACACTTACCTAGACCCTGGGAGCGTTATTTAAAACCTGAAAGTGATACAATCATGACTCCCAGTGCCGTACAACGCGATTTTCAAAGAATTATTTCCGAGATTGGTACACCCGCCCGTTCTCCCAAAACCCGAGGAAATTCAATCGGTCGAGTTCAAGGTCAGGCTCAAACGCAACGAACTAAGCATCCTATTGTCAAGAAGCAGTCAAAACCAACACCTGATAAACAAAAAGCCGCGTAA
- a CDS encoding GNAT family N-acetyltransferase has protein sequence MKLITELTVDEEEALRVLRTAVYPPEIIAHRPGRHIKWSLPQWRLLVEDRSGSLVSHIGIVNRKITLDDVSICIGGIGGVMTSPEAQGQGFATAALGHAKTFLDECGLTFALLVCRHDLVPFYTRLGWQSFNGILLVEQPGGTVPFTVNEPMVLPVNDKAPKKGTINLCGLPW, from the coding sequence TTGAAACTTATCACCGAACTGACTGTGGATGAGGAAGAAGCGTTGCGTGTTCTCAGAACAGCAGTTTACCCACCAGAGATCATTGCTCATCGCCCAGGACGGCACATTAAATGGTCTTTACCACAATGGAGATTACTTGTAGAAGATCGAAGTGGATCGCTTGTTTCGCACATCGGGATTGTTAACCGTAAGATAACGCTAGATGATGTATCAATCTGCATTGGCGGTATTGGTGGAGTAATGACAAGCCCAGAAGCACAGGGTCAAGGCTTTGCAACTGCTGCCCTTGGGCACGCAAAGACTTTCTTAGATGAGTGTGGTTTAACTTTCGCATTACTCGTATGTCGTCACGATTTAGTACCCTTTTATACTCGCTTGGGATGGCAATCTTTCAATGGCATTCTTTTGGTTGAGCAGCCAGGTGGCACAGTCCCTTTTACGGTCAACGAGCCGATGGTATTGCCTGTGAATGACAAAGCTCCCAAAAAAGGAACGATTAACCTCTGCGGTTTACCGTGGTAA